A single genomic interval of Lewinellaceae bacterium harbors:
- a CDS encoding thioredoxin domain-containing protein produces MMRSTTFLVLLAVIQIVASCQSPPAENHLAGESSPYLLMHAHNPVDWYPWSEEALNKARKENKLLLISCGYAACHWCHVMEEGAFSDTAVARYLNQHFVAIKVDREERPDIDALYMQSCLMGNGGSCGWPLNTFALPDGRPIYSGTYYPARNFLEVLQYFYQQYTLDPAKINAYAAELERGIRSSLTLPVTDPGPISPDFQKFTANLVSRIDWTNGGFTGAPKFPMPVVLQYLLSTGHLLQDSQAIQGVLLSLDRMAEGGIYDQLEGGFARYSVDEQWRIPHFEKMLYDNALLIQLYAQGYKYNHDPNYARIIRESIDFVFAHLAGENYFYSSMDADSEGGEGTYYQWKWSELQAGLRDATVFSLATAYYGAKPTGNWELGKNILQAPRSLTDLESKFGKDSLAIITAMAEARDQLKSIRSQRPAPAIDAKAITSWNALMIIALSESAQALGNHAYRTAALATGEFIWNNLYDKHEGLHRIFIREHSQGPAHLEDYAYLIRAYISLYELSFEKIWLERAQTLTKEVLKHFGVNDSPLFYSTSDLQDQLIVRAIQWQDEIMPTPNAVMGQNLFMLGSLLDIDAYRDHSAQMANAVNPYLVKAEDPFSLASWMTLSWYQTRKTHEIAIVGDRSDQLRIAMQKEFIPMDLFMGSDQEENLALLKGKYQPDHTWIYVCEQGICKQPVQDVPAALNLLQGN; encoded by the coding sequence ATGATGCGTAGTACTACATTTTTGGTTCTGCTTGCGGTTATTCAAATCGTAGCCTCCTGCCAATCCCCGCCGGCAGAAAATCATCTCGCCGGAGAAAGCAGCCCCTATCTGCTGATGCATGCTCACAATCCGGTTGACTGGTACCCTTGGTCGGAAGAAGCATTGAACAAAGCACGGAAAGAAAATAAGTTATTATTGATCAGTTGCGGTTATGCAGCCTGCCACTGGTGTCATGTTATGGAAGAAGGTGCATTCTCCGATACTGCCGTTGCCCGTTATCTGAATCAGCACTTTGTTGCGATCAAGGTGGACCGGGAGGAACGTCCGGATATCGACGCTCTGTACATGCAATCGTGTCTGATGGGTAATGGTGGCTCCTGCGGATGGCCTCTGAATACATTTGCTTTACCGGATGGCCGACCGATTTACAGTGGCACCTATTACCCTGCCAGGAACTTTCTGGAGGTGCTCCAGTATTTTTATCAGCAATATACCCTGGACCCGGCCAAGATCAACGCTTATGCCGCAGAATTGGAGCGAGGTATCCGGAGTTCCCTGACTTTACCGGTAACAGATCCTGGTCCGATATCTCCTGATTTTCAAAAATTTACTGCAAATCTGGTGAGCCGAATCGACTGGACCAATGGAGGATTTACCGGCGCGCCCAAATTCCCGATGCCAGTGGTGCTGCAATATCTTCTTTCCACCGGCCACCTGCTGCAGGACAGCCAGGCCATACAGGGCGTTCTCCTGTCTCTGGACAGAATGGCAGAAGGAGGTATCTACGATCAGCTGGAGGGTGGCTTTGCCCGCTATTCGGTCGATGAACAATGGCGCATTCCTCATTTTGAGAAAATGCTTTACGATAATGCCCTGCTCATCCAGTTGTACGCACAAGGCTACAAATACAACCATGACCCCAATTACGCCCGGATCATCCGGGAATCCATTGATTTTGTTTTTGCCCATTTGGCCGGCGAAAATTATTTTTACAGCAGCATGGATGCTGACAGCGAGGGCGGGGAAGGCACCTATTACCAATGGAAATGGAGTGAATTGCAGGCAGGTCTGCGTGATGCCACCGTCTTCAGCCTTGCCACCGCCTATTACGGAGCAAAACCAACAGGGAATTGGGAACTGGGTAAGAACATCCTGCAGGCGCCGCGGTCCCTGACAGACCTGGAGTCAAAATTTGGTAAGGATTCACTGGCCATCATCACGGCTATGGCCGAGGCCCGTGATCAACTTAAATCCATCCGTTCTCAACGCCCCGCACCAGCTATTGATGCCAAGGCTATCACCTCCTGGAACGCCCTGATGATCATAGCATTAAGTGAAAGTGCCCAGGCCTTGGGAAATCACGCCTACCGGACAGCAGCCCTGGCAACCGGAGAGTTTATCTGGAATAATCTGTACGACAAACATGAAGGCTTGCATCGTATTTTCATCCGGGAACACTCGCAGGGCCCGGCTCATCTGGAAGATTATGCTTATCTGATCCGTGCGTACATTTCACTTTACGAATTATCATTCGAAAAAATCTGGCTGGAAAGAGCACAAACCCTAACAAAGGAAGTCCTGAAACATTTCGGTGTGAATGACTCGCCTCTTTTTTACAGCACCTCTGATCTTCAGGACCAGTTAATTGTCCGGGCCATACAATGGCAGGATGAGATCATGCCCACGCCCAATGCCGTTATGGGCCAGAACCTGTTTATGCTGGGCTCTTTACTGGATATAGATGCGTACCGGGATCATTCAGCTCAAATGGCAAACGCGGTTAATCCGTACCTGGTAAAGGCAGAAGACCCGTTCTCTCTGGCCAGCTGGATGACCCTGTCCTGGTACCAGACCAGAAAAACCCACGAAATTGCTATTGTAGGAGATCGGTCCGATCAACTGCGGATAGCAATGCAAAAGGAATTTATACCAATGGATCTGTTTATGGGCAGTGACCAGGAAGAAAACCTGGCTCTTTTAAAGGGGAAGTACCAGCCAGACCATACCTGGATTTATGTTTGCGAACAAGGTATTTGCAAGCAGCCCGTTCAGGATGTTCCGGCAGCTTTGAACTTATTGCAAGGAAACTGA
- a CDS encoding insulinase family protein, translated as MKRFILLSLLFLLGAGGMGALFAQSIPFEEYDLPNGLHVILHEDHSTPIVAVSVMYHVGSKNENPERTGFAHFFEHLLFEGSDNIGRGEYAKYVESAGGVLNANTSNDRTYYYEVLPSNQLALGLWLESERMMHAKVEEAGIETQREVVKEERRQRIDNQPYGTFLQEIMAHAFTVHPYRWPVIGSMEHLNAAKEDDYVQFYKSFYVPNNAVLSIAGDIDSKEARDLIDKYFAPIPQSAKSVYRPDITEPPLKGPVRDTVYDNIQLPAVIQGYRIPAQGTPDFYAVSMLAQLLSQGQSSRFYKALVDEQQKAVFAGSIPLPLEDPGIVIAYGIANLNVSTGDLAEAMDEEIMKVQDNLISEEEFQKLRNQVEKDFISSNTTMAQIAESLANYYLYFGDSNLINTQIDKYLAVSREDIQRVARQYFTPANRVEMIYLPKSVKP; from the coding sequence ATGAAGCGATTCATCCTGTTATCGCTCCTATTCTTATTAGGAGCCGGAGGTATGGGAGCCCTCTTTGCCCAGTCCATCCCTTTTGAAGAATACGACCTGCCAAACGGATTGCATGTCATCCTTCACGAAGACCATTCCACCCCGATTGTCGCCGTTTCGGTGATGTATCATGTCGGATCCAAGAATGAAAATCCGGAACGCACCGGATTTGCCCATTTTTTTGAGCATTTACTCTTTGAAGGTTCGGATAATATCGGACGCGGAGAGTATGCCAAATACGTAGAGTCCGCCGGCGGGGTCCTCAATGCGAATACGAGTAATGACCGTACCTATTATTATGAAGTACTGCCTTCCAATCAACTGGCCCTGGGCCTCTGGCTAGAATCCGAGCGTATGATGCATGCCAAGGTGGAAGAAGCAGGGATCGAGACCCAGCGTGAGGTGGTGAAAGAAGAGCGTCGTCAACGCATTGACAATCAGCCGTACGGTACTTTCCTTCAGGAAATCATGGCCCATGCTTTTACGGTCCATCCTTACCGCTGGCCTGTCATCGGGAGTATGGAGCACCTCAACGCTGCTAAAGAGGATGATTACGTACAGTTTTACAAATCATTTTATGTGCCTAATAATGCCGTGCTTTCCATAGCAGGTGATATTGACTCGAAGGAGGCCAGGGATTTGATTGACAAATATTTTGCGCCGATCCCTCAAAGTGCCAAATCCGTTTATCGTCCCGATATTACCGAGCCACCGCTTAAAGGTCCGGTCAGAGATACGGTTTATGACAATATCCAATTGCCTGCTGTGATTCAGGGTTACCGGATACCTGCACAGGGAACGCCCGATTTTTATGCAGTTTCGATGCTGGCACAACTGCTGTCCCAGGGTCAGAGTTCACGCTTTTATAAAGCCCTGGTGGATGAACAGCAAAAGGCTGTTTTTGCCGGTAGTATACCATTGCCATTGGAAGATCCTGGAATCGTAATTGCCTATGGAATTGCTAACCTGAATGTTTCAACCGGTGACCTGGCCGAAGCAATGGACGAGGAGATCATGAAGGTGCAGGATAACCTGATCTCAGAGGAAGAATTCCAAAAGTTGCGCAATCAGGTAGAGAAAGATTTCATTTCTTCCAATACCACGATGGCTCAAATCGCTGAGTCTCTGGCTAATTATTACCTGTATTTCGGTGACTCCAATCTCATCAATACCCAAATAGATAAATACCTGGCGGTGTCCCGCGAAGATATCCAAAGAGTTGCCAGACAATATTTTACGCCAGCAAACCGGGTTGAGATGATCTATTTACCCAAATCAGTAAAACCGTAA
- a CDS encoding insulinase family protein, giving the protein MHTFNYKKYLLPALMTAGLFQGLIAQDFRTHAPEPGPAKPIEIATSDQFELENGLKVILVENHKIPVVNFQLFINRDPLVEGEFAGFSSMAGDLLATGTTSRTKADVDEAIDFIGASLSTSSTGAFGSTLTKHADAFLDVFSDVILNPVFPEEEFTKLKTQMLSNLAAAKAEPESIASNVVSKVNYGAEHPYGEVQTEQTTNAITLQKCKDYYQDYFKPNLAFLVIVGDASHDQAKSWAEKYFGNWKPGPVPRTVVLPVALPEETAVRFADKSGAVQSVIQVTQPVDLKPGDKDVIAVRLMNNILGYGGFSGRLFQDLREDKGYTYGAYSSLNSDPYVALFNAETSVRNEVTDSSVEAILYEIKRIRDEPVTEKELQLTKNITSGQFARAMERPQTIASFALNIARYGLPADYYQTYLQRMEDVTIADIQRVARKYLQPDHLNIVVVGNKDEVVDHLKDFGPLYYYDNNGDPVEINTTDVSNVSPEWVIKGYLEAIGGENKLNQIKNVKAEMVAKTPMGEISMEVIHKGNAKSVTKISAQGMVVQEQRFDGEKIQFSQMGNKEVIDDPAMVNRFKESAAYFEDLKFLQDGYVAEVKGVENIEGVPAYKIEVTSPSGLSSTFYYAVDSKLKIRQVQSDEGNTTNIDYKDYEDHDGILVPKIMSISGSTPVPMSFELSSIEFNPDLDDTLFSIEK; this is encoded by the coding sequence ATGCACACTTTCAATTATAAAAAATACCTGCTGCCGGCTTTGATGACGGCCGGGTTATTTCAAGGCCTTATCGCTCAGGATTTTCGTACGCATGCTCCGGAACCAGGTCCGGCCAAGCCAATCGAAATAGCGACGTCGGATCAGTTTGAACTGGAGAATGGGTTGAAGGTTATCCTGGTTGAAAACCATAAAATACCGGTTGTCAATTTCCAGTTGTTCATCAACCGGGACCCGTTGGTTGAGGGTGAATTTGCCGGATTTTCCTCGATGGCCGGTGATTTGCTGGCTACTGGAACGACTTCACGGACTAAAGCAGATGTGGATGAAGCCATCGACTTTATCGGGGCCTCCTTATCGACGTCCTCGACCGGAGCATTTGGCAGTACCCTTACCAAGCATGCCGATGCCTTTCTGGATGTCTTTTCCGATGTTATTTTAAATCCGGTTTTTCCGGAGGAAGAGTTTACAAAGCTGAAGACCCAAATGTTATCCAACCTGGCTGCAGCTAAGGCAGAGCCGGAAAGCATTGCCAGCAATGTCGTAAGCAAGGTGAATTACGGTGCGGAGCATCCCTATGGCGAAGTACAGACGGAACAAACAACCAATGCCATTACCCTACAGAAATGCAAAGACTATTATCAGGATTACTTCAAACCCAATCTGGCCTTTCTGGTGATCGTAGGCGATGCCAGTCATGATCAGGCCAAATCATGGGCCGAAAAATATTTTGGCAATTGGAAACCGGGTCCGGTGCCTCGTACGGTTGTGCTTCCGGTTGCACTTCCTGAAGAGACAGCGGTACGATTTGCCGATAAATCAGGTGCGGTGCAATCCGTCATCCAGGTGACGCAGCCTGTTGACTTGAAGCCGGGCGATAAAGATGTTATCGCCGTGCGCCTGATGAACAACATTCTGGGTTATGGTGGATTTTCCGGCAGATTGTTTCAGGACCTGCGGGAAGACAAAGGTTATACCTACGGTGCCTATTCGTCACTGAATAGTGATCCGTATGTTGCCCTGTTCAACGCAGAGACCAGTGTACGGAATGAGGTTACGGATAGTTCGGTGGAAGCGATCCTTTACGAGATAAAAAGAATCAGGGATGAACCAGTAACCGAGAAGGAGTTGCAGTTGACAAAAAACATCACTTCCGGGCAGTTTGCCCGGGCCATGGAACGGCCACAGACCATTGCAAGTTTTGCGTTAAACATTGCCAGGTATGGTTTGCCTGCAGATTATTATCAAACCTACCTCCAGCGTATGGAGGATGTTACGATAGCGGATATCCAGCGGGTTGCCCGCAAATACCTCCAGCCGGATCACCTCAATATCGTCGTGGTTGGCAATAAAGATGAAGTCGTCGATCACTTGAAAGATTTCGGTCCACTCTATTACTACGATAACAATGGGGATCCGGTCGAGATCAACACGACTGATGTCAGTAATGTGTCCCCGGAATGGGTGATAAAAGGTTATCTCGAGGCCATTGGTGGTGAAAATAAGCTGAACCAGATCAAAAATGTAAAGGCCGAAATGGTAGCCAAAACACCGATGGGCGAAATTTCGATGGAGGTTATTCACAAAGGCAACGCCAAATCGGTAACGAAGATCAGCGCCCAGGGAATGGTCGTCCAGGAGCAACGTTTCGATGGAGAAAAAATCCAGTTCTCGCAGATGGGTAACAAAGAAGTTATCGATGATCCGGCCATGGTGAACCGCTTTAAAGAAAGCGCCGCCTATTTTGAGGACTTGAAATTCCTGCAGGATGGGTATGTAGCGGAGGTGAAAGGCGTGGAGAATATTGAGGGGGTTCCAGCCTATAAGATTGAAGTCACCAGCCCCTCCGGATTGTCATCCACCTTTTATTATGCGGTAGACAGTAAGTTGAAAATCCGTCAGGTACAATCCGATGAGGGAAATACCACCAATATTGATTACAAGGATTATGAAGACCACGATGGAATATTGGTGCCTAAAATCATGTCTATCAGTGGCTCGACTCCGGTGCCGATGTCCTTTGAACTTTCCAGCATCGAATTTAACCCGGATCTGGATGATACCTTGTTCTCCATCGAAAAGTGA